The following proteins come from a genomic window of Gloeocapsa sp. PCC 73106:
- the cimA gene encoding citramalate synthase — MYQSNQIWLYDTTLRDGAQREGISLSLEDKLKIVHKLDDMGIPFIEGGWPGANPKDVQFFWKLQEEPLKQAQIVAFCSTRRPHKAVETDPMIESILDAGTTWVTIFGKSWALQVTEGLNTTLEENLAMIGDTISYLRSQHKRVIYDAEHWFDGYKHNRDYALLTLKTALDAGAEWLVFCDTNGGTLPHEISEIVREIEPQLQGNLGIHTHNDSGTAVANALEAVRAGTRMVQGTFNGYGERCGNANLCTVIPNLQLKMGYSCISPDKLVKLTETSRLISEIVNLAPDDHAPFVGRSAFAHKGGIHVSAVERNPLTYEHIEPETIGNNRRIVISEQSGLSNVIAKARNFGIELKKDDAASRQILERLKNLENQGYQFEAAEASFELLIRQSLGKRTEMFQLQGFQVHCDIFPGGENAANNALATIKVAVNGKNLLEVAEGNGPVSALDQALRKALVKFYPEIASFHLTDYKVRILDGDKGTAAKTRVLVESSNGEERWTTIGVSANILDASYLAVVEGIEYGLLLASSITKPEKIAS; from the coding sequence ATGTATCAGTCTAATCAGATTTGGCTTTATGACACTACTCTTAGAGATGGAGCTCAAAGAGAAGGTATTTCCCTATCTTTAGAGGATAAACTCAAAATTGTGCATAAACTCGATGATATGGGTATTCCCTTTATTGAAGGAGGATGGCCCGGTGCTAATCCCAAAGACGTTCAATTCTTCTGGAAATTGCAGGAAGAACCCCTTAAACAAGCTCAAATAGTTGCCTTTTGCTCCACTCGACGTCCTCACAAAGCCGTAGAAACAGATCCCATGATTGAGAGTATTTTAGACGCAGGAACCACCTGGGTGACTATTTTTGGCAAATCCTGGGCTCTCCAGGTAACTGAGGGTTTGAACACGACTCTAGAGGAAAATCTCGCAATGATTGGGGATACTATCTCCTATTTGCGATCGCAACACAAAAGAGTTATCTACGATGCTGAACATTGGTTCGATGGTTATAAACATAATCGTGATTATGCTCTGTTAACTCTAAAAACTGCTTTAGATGCAGGGGCTGAGTGGTTAGTATTCTGTGATACCAATGGTGGGACTCTTCCCCACGAGATTAGTGAAATTGTAAGAGAGATAGAACCTCAACTCCAAGGTAATTTAGGTATTCATACTCATAATGATTCGGGAACAGCGGTAGCTAACGCCCTAGAAGCGGTGAGAGCAGGAACCAGAATGGTACAAGGAACCTTTAACGGTTACGGAGAACGTTGTGGGAATGCTAATCTCTGTACCGTTATTCCTAACTTACAGCTAAAAATGGGATATAGCTGCATTAGTCCTGATAAACTAGTGAAATTAACCGAAACGAGCCGCTTAATCAGTGAAATTGTCAATTTAGCCCCAGATGATCACGCTCCTTTTGTCGGACGTTCAGCATTCGCTCACAAAGGTGGAATTCATGTGTCAGCGGTAGAACGCAATCCTCTAACCTATGAACATATAGAACCAGAAACCATCGGGAATAATCGTCGGATTGTTATCTCTGAACAATCAGGCTTGAGTAATGTGATCGCTAAAGCTCGCAACTTTGGCATAGAATTAAAAAAAGATGATGCAGCTTCACGCCAAATCTTAGAAAGACTTAAAAATCTAGAAAACCAGGGTTATCAATTTGAAGCCGCAGAAGCCAGTTTTGAGCTGTTGATTCGTCAATCTCTGGGAAAAAGAACAGAAATGTTCCAACTTCAGGGTTTCCAAGTACATTGTGATATCTTCCCAGGAGGGGAAAATGCAGCTAATAACGCTCTAGCAACGATTAAAGTAGCTGTAAACGGGAAAAATCTGTTAGAAGTGGCAGAAGGAAATGGTCCTGTATCAGCTTTAGATCAGGCATTGCGCAAAGCACTAGTAAAATTTTACCCAGAAATAGCTTCATTTCATTTGACAGACTATAAAGTACGTATTCTCGACGGGGATAAAGGAACCGCAGCTAAGACGAGAGTGTTGGTAGAATCAAGTAACGGAGAAGAACGTTGGACCACGATAGGAGTGTCTGCTAATATTTTAGATGCTTCTTACCTAGCGGTGGTGGAGGGAATTGAGTACGGTTTATTATTGGCTTCGTCTATAACAAAACCAGAGAAAATAGCGAGTTAA
- a CDS encoding DUF4168 domain-containing protein, translated as MYLRRLCYLTLIASLVTYSISISAQSVDEQQINMYAQAALEIETHRQRAYQEIQTILGKTPPPIVCNQPRSYNSLPAAAEKVAISYCQTSENIVEKSGLTVTEFNQITQKISEDQELERRVQNVIIELQKP; from the coding sequence ATGTATCTGCGTAGACTCTGTTATTTAACTCTGATCGCTAGTCTAGTAACTTACTCTATCTCAATCAGCGCTCAATCAGTCGATGAGCAACAGATTAATATGTATGCTCAAGCAGCTCTGGAAATTGAAACCCATCGTCAACGAGCTTATCAAGAAATACAAACTATTTTGGGAAAAACTCCGCCACCAATAGTCTGTAATCAACCTAGAAGCTATAATAGCTTACCCGCAGCAGCTGAAAAGGTGGCGATTTCTTATTGTCAGACTTCTGAGAACATCGTGGAAAAGAGTGGTCTGACTGTCACAGAATTTAATCAAATCACTCAGAAAATCAGCGAGGATCAAGAACTAGAAAGACGCGTACAGAATGTAATCATAGAGCTACAAAAGCCCTAA